A stretch of the Teredinibacter haidensis genome encodes the following:
- a CDS encoding RDD family protein: protein MAEAFITDTSKGAPLWRRFASMLYDSFLLMALSMGYGALATLVLFLIHGDSTGGEYQPMVTSSIGNLLLLTGLVTTLTGFYVFFWHRAGQTAGMRAWRLQVITLSELPEVRQPSLTKSLARAPLSFLAIAVGGLGYWWRAFDINGDCLHDKLSQTRVILTAPRKKKSAPN from the coding sequence ATGGCCGAAGCATTTATTACAGATACCTCAAAGGGCGCCCCACTTTGGCGACGATTTGCCTCAATGTTGTATGACAGCTTCCTGCTAATGGCCCTAAGCATGGGCTACGGCGCCCTGGCAACGCTAGTTCTGTTTTTAATCCACGGTGACTCAACTGGCGGTGAATACCAACCTATGGTCACAAGCAGCATCGGTAATCTCCTGCTGCTAACCGGTTTGGTAACGACGCTGACGGGTTTTTATGTATTCTTTTGGCATAGAGCCGGACAAACAGCGGGAATGCGGGCCTGGAGGCTGCAGGTCATCACTTTGTCAGAACTGCCTGAAGTAAGGCAGCCCAGTTTAACCAAGAGCTTGGCGCGCGCGCCCCTATCTTTTCTGGCTATCGCGGTTGGTGGATTGGGCTACTGGTGGCGTGCATTTGATATCAATGGCGATTGTTTACACGACAAGCTGAGCCAAACCCGTGTCATCCTTACGGCGCCACGCAAGAAAAAAAGCGCTCCGAACTAA
- the lptF gene encoding LPS export ABC transporter permease LptF: protein MIIFRYLAREVLSSMFAVSLVLLMIIISARFVNYLAEAATGKLDAGVLLTLMAYRLPAYLELILPLGLFIGILFAYGRLYLDSEMTVLHACGMSQKRLVMFTTASSLVVAIVVGLFSLYLGPEGVRASEALLAEQRSRTDFETLKPSRFHNLDGGTGTSYAESISEDKKQLRNVFMAKVSPIDTSVDYEQEQQREVDLTVVTAESGETVIDEGSGRKYLLLKNGRRYIGIPGDVDYRVVSFSQYSQMLPEPDYAVKPKRFTDGLTTKSLFNENTAAANAALQWRFSMPVLVMVVGFLAVPLSRTQPRQGRYAKMLPAVILYMVYLVCVNAARGMIEENNEPIVGTLWVVHLGFFCLGLLLLAEKRFVFRKKTILKRGQAGGVA, encoded by the coding sequence ATGATTATATTCCGTTACTTAGCGCGCGAAGTGCTCAGCAGCATGTTTGCGGTGAGTTTAGTGTTGTTGATGATCATCATTAGTGCGCGTTTTGTGAACTATTTGGCCGAGGCTGCAACAGGCAAGCTGGATGCTGGTGTTTTGCTGACCTTAATGGCCTACCGACTACCGGCTTACCTCGAGCTGATCCTACCTTTAGGGTTATTTATTGGCATTCTCTTCGCCTATGGGCGCCTGTATCTGGACAGTGAAATGACCGTGCTTCATGCCTGTGGTATGAGCCAGAAGCGACTGGTGATGTTCACAACTGCGTCCTCACTGGTGGTGGCCATTGTAGTTGGCTTGTTTAGCTTGTATTTGGGGCCGGAAGGGGTGAGAGCGTCCGAGGCGCTTTTGGCAGAGCAGCGCAGCCGAACTGATTTTGAAACACTTAAGCCTTCGCGTTTCCACAATCTGGATGGCGGTACAGGTACTAGCTACGCCGAGTCTATTAGTGAAGATAAAAAGCAACTGCGTAATGTGTTTATGGCGAAGGTTTCCCCTATCGACACGTCGGTTGATTATGAACAGGAGCAGCAACGGGAAGTGGATTTAACGGTAGTCACCGCTGAATCCGGTGAAACCGTTATCGATGAAGGTTCGGGTCGTAAATACCTGCTGTTAAAAAATGGTCGACGTTATATTGGTATTCCGGGGGATGTCGATTACCGCGTTGTGAGTTTTTCCCAATATTCACAAATGCTGCCCGAGCCGGATTATGCGGTAAAACCAAAACGTTTTACCGATGGTTTAACTACTAAGAGCCTGTTTAACGAAAACACGGCTGCAGCCAATGCCGCTCTGCAGTGGCGGTTCTCCATGCCAGTACTGGTGATGGTTGTCGGCTTTCTTGCGGTACCGCTCAGTCGTACCCAGCCACGTCAGGGGCGCTACGCTAAAATGTTGCCCGCTGTCATTTTGTATATGGTGTATTTGGTTTGCGTAAACGCAGCGCGAGGCATGATCGAAGAAAATAACGAACCCATCGTAGGTACATTGTGGGTCGTGCACCTGGGGTTTTTCTGTTTAGGACTTTTGCTGTTGGCGGAAAAACGTTTTGTTTTCAGAAAAAAAACGATACTTAAACGTGGGCAAGCTGGAGGTGTGGCGTGA
- the lptG gene encoding LPS export ABC transporter permease LptG, translating to MIKLKRYIAQQVLAAVIGVLMVIVSLDAIADLVDQLSQLKGNYVFIEALLYVLLYIPSSVYDFLPLAALVGCLIGLGLLANSSELVVIRAAGVSIRQIIWAVMRPVLLFIFAGALLGEYVAPYTDQFADSRRAFLQGHEKAMQSERGLWFRENDEYMHFNAVLPNGKLYGITRYRFDTDGNLVQASFIHSAIYQGEYWAEQEGEITYFEGDLIRREEFITRHWYTEVSPDLLNVLVLDPDELPMQRLNAYANYQEKQNIDSSQYRLAFWQKALQPLATLSLVMIAISFIFGPLRQTTMGFRVFIGVIVGLVFQTSQKLLGPISIIMGFSPMFAVLTPILACFVLGWLLIKRSG from the coding sequence GTGATTAAATTGAAACGCTATATCGCTCAACAGGTATTGGCGGCTGTTATTGGTGTCTTGATGGTGATTGTGTCGTTGGATGCAATTGCCGATCTAGTTGATCAGCTGAGCCAGCTTAAGGGTAACTACGTTTTTATCGAAGCGCTCTTGTATGTACTGTTATACATACCTTCCAGCGTCTACGATTTTCTTCCTTTGGCCGCTCTGGTTGGCTGCTTGATCGGCTTAGGTCTGCTGGCTAATAGCTCTGAACTGGTGGTTATTCGCGCCGCGGGTGTTTCCATTCGTCAAATTATATGGGCTGTTATGCGGCCGGTGCTGCTGTTTATTTTTGCCGGTGCACTGTTGGGTGAATATGTTGCCCCCTATACCGATCAGTTTGCAGACAGCCGTCGCGCGTTTTTGCAAGGCCACGAAAAGGCTATGCAAAGTGAGCGTGGTTTGTGGTTTCGCGAAAACGATGAGTATATGCATTTTAATGCGGTATTGCCGAACGGTAAGCTCTACGGCATTACGCGCTACCGATTCGACACTGACGGTAATCTTGTGCAAGCCAGTTTTATTCACTCCGCTATTTATCAGGGTGAATACTGGGCGGAGCAGGAGGGTGAAATAACTTATTTTGAGGGCGATCTTATTCGTCGTGAAGAATTTATAACCCGGCACTGGTATACGGAAGTGTCGCCGGACTTATTGAACGTGCTGGTTCTGGATCCGGATGAGCTGCCTATGCAGCGCTTAAACGCCTACGCGAATTATCAGGAAAAGCAGAATATTGATTCCAGTCAATATCGTCTCGCCTTCTGGCAAAAAGCCTTGCAGCCTCTGGCGACGCTCAGTTTGGTGATGATTGCGATCTCGTTTATTTTTGGCCCCTTGCGTCAAACCACGATGGGGTTCCGGGTTTTTATCGGGGTTATTGTGGGGCTTGTCTTCCAAACCAGCCAGAAGTTGCTGGGTCCTATCTCCATTATTATGGGGTTTTCACCGATGTTTGCGGTTTTAACGCCCATTCTTGCCTGTTTTGTCTTGGGCTGGTTGTTAATTAAGCGTTCGGGTTAG
- a CDS encoding adenylate/guanylate cyclase domain-containing protein, with protein MAGSLEKGADIATQENVGEHAVLFADIVGSSNIYQMLGNTRAQREIDRLVSLMIQVVQAHKGQLVKTIGDEIMVIFTEPESAAESAIALNLKIQEQNQAIRTGMAVGALIFDGPDVFGNTVNRAASLVRAAQSKQVLMDQPMQEGMPYWLLNYCELYDRLMLKGSESKALVYRLNWQQENCTDLSATQVSGSMISAKTQFSNELELTIEQETFYFTAADKPLTIGRDPAVAQCTITDPKVSRLHGVVSFHRGKFIYEDRSTNGSYLQESGQPQIYLRRESAPLVKAGVITLGQPEQTEDNMIRFRHL; from the coding sequence ATGGCTGGATCACTAGAAAAAGGCGCCGATATTGCCACACAGGAAAATGTTGGCGAACACGCCGTACTTTTCGCTGACATTGTTGGCAGCTCGAACATCTACCAGATGCTGGGGAACACCCGTGCGCAACGTGAAATTGATCGCCTTGTCTCACTTATGATTCAGGTCGTCCAAGCTCACAAAGGCCAGCTGGTCAAAACCATTGGGGACGAAATAATGGTTATTTTCACGGAGCCGGAAAGCGCTGCCGAATCGGCCATAGCTCTCAACCTGAAAATCCAGGAACAAAATCAAGCCATTAGAACGGGAATGGCCGTCGGTGCATTAATATTCGATGGTCCCGATGTTTTTGGTAACACCGTTAACCGAGCGGCCAGCCTTGTACGCGCAGCACAGAGCAAACAAGTGCTTATGGACCAGCCCATGCAGGAAGGAATGCCCTACTGGCTGTTAAATTACTGTGAGCTATACGACCGCCTAATGCTTAAAGGCAGCGAGAGTAAAGCTCTGGTTTACCGCCTGAATTGGCAGCAAGAGAACTGTACAGATCTCAGCGCCACACAAGTAAGCGGAAGCATGATTTCGGCGAAAACTCAATTTTCTAACGAGCTTGAACTTACCATCGAGCAAGAGACCTTCTATTTCACTGCCGCCGACAAGCCCCTCACAATTGGCCGCGACCCGGCGGTAGCCCAATGTACGATTACTGACCCTAAAGTCTCTCGCTTGCATGGCGTTGTGTCATTTCATCGAGGCAAATTTATCTACGAAGACCGAAGCACCAACGGCAGCTACCTTCAAGAGAGTGGGCAACCTCAGATCTATTTACGCCGTGAATCCGCACCGCTTGTAAAGGCTGGTGTTATCACGCTAGGACAACCGGAGCAAACTGAAGACAATATGATCCGATTCAGACACCTGTGA
- a CDS encoding HD-GYP domain-containing protein: MSLIKRIPIDKVELGMYVSDQTPGIDKGELRPKGFIRRWETVDKLTNMGLTELYIDTHKGLDSPFTLPLPPKNATLQATVSLEQEREQAQKVYAEAKNLVNELMNNVKMGKAIDVGPVEGLADDINNSVLNNHNALLCLSAIREKDQYLLEHSINVGILMGVFSRFLGYEQELVHQLVTGALLHDIGKVRVPNHILHKPGKLTEDEWQEMKRHVVYGQETLLKSEGISEVALSICGMHHERLDGTGYPMGLKEFEINSYGKLAAIVDVYDAITASRVYHDGKPPAEAMQLLMDLSNDHLDRDLVLQFIRCMSVYPVGSFVELSNGSAGIVISTHPLEPVQPTVKVIYNVRHNKHEKPSIIDLAKETDITILDALHPEQYDIALNEFI; the protein is encoded by the coding sequence ATGAGTCTGATCAAACGCATACCCATCGATAAAGTTGAGCTGGGCATGTATGTGTCAGATCAAACACCGGGCATTGACAAGGGCGAGCTGCGCCCCAAAGGCTTTATACGGAGGTGGGAAACGGTCGACAAGCTTACCAATATGGGCTTAACAGAACTCTATATCGACACCCACAAAGGCCTGGATTCCCCGTTCACCCTTCCACTCCCCCCGAAAAATGCAACCCTTCAAGCTACCGTCAGCCTGGAGCAGGAGCGCGAACAAGCGCAGAAGGTGTATGCCGAGGCAAAGAACCTCGTCAACGAGTTGATGAACAACGTCAAAATGGGCAAAGCTATTGACGTTGGCCCCGTAGAAGGATTGGCGGACGATATAAATAACTCCGTACTAAACAACCACAACGCCTTACTCTGCTTGTCGGCCATTCGAGAGAAAGACCAATATCTGCTGGAGCACTCTATTAACGTTGGCATCCTTATGGGTGTATTCAGCCGCTTCCTTGGCTACGAACAGGAACTCGTTCACCAGCTGGTAACAGGTGCCTTACTCCACGATATCGGTAAAGTTCGCGTACCAAACCATATTCTCCACAAACCGGGAAAACTCACGGAGGATGAATGGCAAGAAATGAAACGTCATGTTGTTTATGGTCAAGAGACACTATTGAAATCTGAAGGTATCTCTGAGGTGGCTCTCTCTATCTGCGGTATGCATCACGAACGACTCGATGGCACTGGGTACCCTATGGGACTTAAAGAATTTGAGATCAATTCCTACGGTAAACTAGCCGCAATTGTCGATGTGTATGACGCCATCACTGCTTCACGCGTATATCACGACGGCAAGCCACCCGCCGAAGCTATGCAGCTTTTAATGGACTTAAGCAATGACCATCTGGACAGGGATCTGGTTCTGCAATTTATTCGCTGTATGAGCGTTTATCCTGTCGGCAGCTTTGTCGAACTCAGTAACGGCAGCGCTGGCATTGTTATTAGCACTCACCCCTTAGAACCCGTTCAACCCACAGTTAAAGTTATCTACAACGTCCGTCACAATAAACATGAAAAGCCCAGTATTATTGATTTGGCAAAAGAAACCGATATCACCATTTTGGACGCCCTCCACCCCGAACAATACGATATCGCTCTAAACGAGTTTATATAG
- the gap gene encoding type I glyceraldehyde-3-phosphate dehydrogenase codes for MSTIKVGINGFGRIGRLVFRAACERDNVEIVGINDLLDVDYIAYMLKYDSTHGQFNGDVEVKDGKLIVNGKNIRVTSERDPANLKWDEVGADYVAEATGIFLTKETAEAHLKAGAKKVVLTGPSKDDTPMFVMGVNNDKYTPDVNIVSNASCTTNCLAPLAKVVNDNWGIEEALMTTVHATTATQKTVDGPSMKDWRGGRGAGQNIIPSSTGAAKAVGKVIPELNGKLTGMAFRVPTPDVSVVDLTVRLQKPATYDEIKAAMKAASEGEMAGVLGYTEDAVVSTDFVGDSRTSIFDADAGIQLSDKFVKLVSWYDNEWGYSCKVVELMEYMDSKA; via the coding sequence ATGAGCACCATTAAAGTCGGAATCAATGGCTTTGGCCGTATCGGCAGACTCGTTTTTCGTGCTGCTTGCGAGCGCGATAATGTTGAGATTGTTGGTATCAACGATCTGTTAGACGTCGATTACATCGCTTACATGCTGAAGTACGATTCTACTCATGGTCAATTTAACGGCGATGTTGAAGTTAAAGATGGCAAGCTGATTGTTAACGGTAAAAACATTCGTGTAACTTCCGAGCGTGACCCAGCTAACCTGAAGTGGGACGAAGTTGGCGCAGATTACGTTGCTGAAGCCACAGGTATCTTCTTGACCAAAGAAACAGCAGAAGCTCACCTGAAAGCGGGTGCCAAGAAGGTTGTTCTGACTGGCCCATCTAAAGATGACACCCCAATGTTTGTAATGGGTGTTAACAACGACAAGTACACTCCAGACGTTAACATCGTATCTAACGCCTCTTGTACTACTAACTGTCTTGCGCCACTGGCCAAAGTTGTTAATGATAACTGGGGTATTGAAGAAGCGCTGATGACAACTGTTCACGCTACTACAGCTACCCAGAAAACTGTTGACGGTCCTTCTATGAAAGACTGGCGCGGTGGCCGTGGTGCAGGCCAGAACATCATCCCATCTTCAACTGGTGCAGCCAAAGCAGTAGGTAAAGTTATCCCTGAGCTGAACGGTAAACTGACTGGTATGGCCTTCCGTGTGCCAACTCCTGATGTGTCTGTTGTTGACTTGACTGTTCGTCTGCAGAAGCCTGCTACTTATGACGAAATCAAAGCTGCAATGAAGGCTGCTTCTGAAGGTGAAATGGCTGGCGTTCTGGGTTACACCGAAGACGCAGTTGTTTCTACAGACTTCGTTGGCGATTCCCGCACCTCTATCTTTGATGCAGATGCTGGCATTCAGTTGAGTGACAAGTTTGTTAAGCTGGTTTCCTGGTACGACAACGAGTGGGGTTATTCCTGTAAAGTTGTTGAGCTGATGGAATACATGGATTCTAAAGCTTAA
- the zwf gene encoding glucose-6-phosphate dehydrogenase, translated as MKTDLLIVGGDGDLALRKLYPSLYYLELNNCMPENTRIIGMARTGQTREEFHSKINIWLKSKIKEELYSEEKWLSFADKIWFGQGDATDPEALERVKSEFFENDNHLVIYLAVPPMIFGNVCSSINRCGLNRPTTRLVIEKPLGDSRESFLAINNELSRTFSEEQIFRIDHYLGKESVQNLLALRFANDMFEPLWNSRYIDHIQITVTESVGVGNRWAFYDQTGATRDMVQNHLLQVLCLVAMEPPASLNAESVRAEKLKVLNALRLIPHEEVESLTVRGQYGSGYVDDEDVPGYREEKSDKYKVDPNSQTETFVAIKAEIENWRWSGVPVYLRTGKRMHKRHSEIVIQFKQSRHQIFEENHSEHKANQLIIQLQPDAGIALRLMHKVPGLDAGIPVEDGVLNFSFDEKEQKVTYDAYSRLFFDVLRNDPTLFVSAAEVEAAWKWVDQIFAGWKATGMPVEEYQSGGLGPDGADELLGRDDRKWLNEDFELWCALD; from the coding sequence ATGAAAACAGACCTGTTGATTGTTGGTGGTGATGGTGATCTGGCTCTTCGTAAGCTGTATCCATCGCTGTACTATCTTGAGCTAAACAACTGCATGCCAGAAAACACCCGTATTATTGGTATGGCGCGCACCGGTCAAACGCGAGAAGAATTCCATTCTAAGATTAATATCTGGTTGAAAAGTAAAATCAAGGAAGAGCTGTATTCAGAAGAAAAATGGCTGAGCTTTGCGGATAAAATCTGGTTTGGGCAGGGTGATGCAACCGACCCGGAGGCCCTGGAGCGTGTTAAAAGTGAGTTTTTTGAGAATGATAACCACCTGGTGATCTACCTCGCTGTTCCGCCCATGATTTTCGGTAATGTATGCAGCTCTATTAACCGTTGCGGCCTAAACCGTCCAACCACTCGCCTAGTGATCGAAAAGCCATTGGGAGACAGCCGGGAATCATTTCTCGCGATTAATAACGAGTTGTCTCGTACCTTCAGTGAGGAGCAGATTTTTCGCATTGATCACTATTTGGGTAAGGAGTCGGTGCAAAACTTACTGGCCTTGCGTTTTGCCAACGATATGTTCGAGCCATTGTGGAATTCCCGTTATATCGACCATATTCAGATTACGGTTACGGAATCTGTAGGTGTAGGCAACCGATGGGCGTTTTATGACCAAACAGGGGCAACTCGCGATATGGTGCAGAACCATCTATTGCAGGTGTTGTGTCTGGTGGCTATGGAACCGCCTGCATCATTGAATGCCGAGTCGGTGCGTGCTGAAAAACTGAAGGTGTTAAATGCTTTGCGCTTGATTCCTCATGAAGAAGTCGAGAGCCTGACTGTTCGGGGTCAATATGGCAGCGGCTATGTGGATGATGAGGACGTGCCGGGCTACCGTGAAGAAAAATCGGATAAGTATAAGGTTGATCCGAATAGCCAGACGGAAACGTTTGTGGCGATTAAGGCTGAAATTGAAAACTGGCGCTGGTCTGGCGTGCCGGTTTATCTGCGTACAGGTAAGCGTATGCACAAGCGCCACTCGGAAATTGTGATTCAGTTTAAACAGAGCCGGCATCAGATCTTTGAGGAAAACCATTCCGAACATAAGGCTAATCAGCTGATTATTCAGTTGCAGCCGGATGCCGGTATTGCGCTGCGTTTGATGCATAAAGTTCCCGGCCTGGATGCAGGTATTCCTGTTGAAGACGGTGTACTGAATTTTTCTTTTGACGAAAAAGAACAAAAAGTGACCTATGACGCCTATTCTCGCCTGTTCTTTGATGTGTTGCGCAACGATCCAACGCTGTTTGTCAGTGCTGCCGAAGTTGAGGCTGCCTGGAAATGGGTCGATCAGATTTTTGCTGGGTGGAAAGCTACAGGTATGCCCGTTGAAGAGTACCAGTCTGGGGGCTTAGGTCCTGATGGCGCCGACGAACTGTTAGGTCGAGATGATCGCAAGTGGCTTAACGAAGACTTTGAGCTGTGGTGTGCGCTCGACTAG
- a CDS encoding DUF3108 domain-containing protein translates to MPTKLSINSSSGEKSVFSLLCFVLWAYCAFVSPITAADEILFKAEYEGKYSGMTITSTRTLIAKDASTFLVESRMKNILGSITEKSNFKFENGVMQPSEYRYTRSVIGFKADEKISFDWDSKTARYERKDKPEKNREHKLEPGVLDPVLYQLQMQREAFSGKDAFRLTFVKPSKVQTLLFHKTADEALTVGAKDYPAIKFERINLDDLKKTRIWLIPELNYQIGRIEHIEEDGDSYNIFLKSYTASPKLVSNIYQASTP, encoded by the coding sequence ATGCCAACTAAACTATCGATTAACAGCTCCTCCGGTGAAAAATCAGTTTTTAGCCTTCTTTGCTTTGTACTATGGGCATATTGTGCTTTCGTCTCACCTATCACCGCGGCAGACGAAATTCTGTTTAAGGCAGAATATGAAGGCAAATATTCGGGCATGACCATTACATCAACTCGAACACTGATTGCAAAAGATGCAAGTACATTTCTCGTTGAATCCCGTATGAAAAACATCCTTGGCTCAATCACAGAAAAGAGCAATTTCAAGTTTGAAAATGGAGTAATGCAGCCCTCCGAATACCGCTATACCCGCAGTGTTATTGGATTTAAAGCCGATGAAAAAATCAGCTTTGATTGGGATAGTAAGACGGCTCGATATGAGAGAAAAGACAAACCGGAAAAAAACCGTGAGCACAAACTAGAGCCTGGAGTACTTGACCCAGTGCTATACCAGCTTCAAATGCAGCGCGAAGCTTTTAGTGGTAAAGACGCATTTCGCCTAACCTTTGTAAAACCGAGCAAAGTACAAACCTTGCTATTTCACAAAACCGCAGACGAGGCACTTACCGTTGGCGCAAAAGATTACCCCGCAATCAAATTTGAGCGAATTAACCTCGACGACTTGAAAAAAACCCGCATATGGTTAATCCCCGAACTCAATTATCAGATTGGCCGTATTGAACACATTGAGGAAGATGGCGACTCTTATAATATCTTTCTCAAAAGCTATACCGCATCCCCTAAACTGGTGAGCAATATTTACCAGGCCTCAACGCCGTAG
- a CDS encoding cellulose binding domain-containing protein, which yields MRICNIKWYSMIVALLAIFTISSVQAQRVMPLGDSITGSPGCWRAYLWDKLQNAGYTGLDFVGSLGPQGCSIAHDGDNEGHGGILATNMANQNQLGPWLSQTNPEIVLMHLGTNDVWSARSTSLILDAFTSLVNAMRSNNPSMKILVAQIIPMDPAGSCADCDQRVIALNNAIPGWASGLSTQASPIYVVDLWTGFDAVADTGDGVHPNDGGDRKMADGWFAALTPVLDGTSSSSSSSSSSSSSSSSTSSSSSSSSSSSSNGTGECTEMCKWYQDDPRPLCQNQDSGWGWEDQQSCVGRTTCESQGGSGGVVEICDGSSSSISSSSSSSSSSSSSSSSSISSSSSSSTSSSSSSSSSSSSSSSNNSGGIACEVTYMNHWGSGYQVDVEVSNGGSSTTSGWTVVVEFGEDPQVTGSWNASVSEGGTSVTASNIAWNGNLAAGVSTSFGIQGNSDGGLATPTCTAQ from the coding sequence ATGCGTATCTGCAATATTAAGTGGTATTCAATGATCGTTGCCTTATTGGCAATTTTTACTATCTCCTCCGTGCAAGCTCAAAGGGTTATGCCTTTGGGGGATTCTATTACCGGTAGCCCGGGCTGCTGGCGAGCTTATCTGTGGGATAAGCTACAGAATGCGGGCTACACCGGCCTGGATTTTGTTGGTTCTCTTGGGCCTCAGGGCTGCTCTATAGCGCACGATGGCGATAATGAAGGTCACGGCGGTATTCTTGCCACCAATATGGCGAATCAAAACCAGTTGGGCCCGTGGCTGTCACAAACGAATCCTGAGATCGTGTTGATGCACTTGGGCACCAACGATGTTTGGAGTGCGCGTTCAACATCCTTAATTTTGGATGCTTTCACGTCCTTGGTGAACGCTATGCGTTCTAATAACCCCAGCATGAAAATTCTGGTGGCTCAAATTATTCCTATGGACCCAGCGGGTTCCTGCGCTGATTGTGACCAGCGTGTGATTGCTCTAAATAATGCCATTCCTGGTTGGGCTTCTGGTCTTAGTACTCAGGCTTCACCAATTTATGTTGTTGACCTATGGACAGGCTTTGATGCGGTTGCCGACACCGGCGACGGTGTTCACCCTAACGACGGTGGCGACAGGAAAATGGCTGATGGGTGGTTCGCCGCTTTGACGCCAGTATTGGACGGCACTAGCAGTTCGTCCAGCAGTAGCAGTTCTTCAAGTAGCTCTAGCTCGTCTACGAGCAGTAGCTCCAGTTCTTCTTCGAGCAGTAGCTCAAACGGCACTGGCGAGTGTACCGAGATGTGTAAGTGGTATCAGGATGACCCTCGTCCACTATGTCAGAATCAGGATAGCGGTTGGGGTTGGGAAGATCAGCAGAGCTGTGTCGGTAGAACCACCTGTGAAAGCCAGGGTGGAAGTGGGGGTGTTGTGGAAATATGTGACGGTTCCAGTTCATCTATCAGCTCGTCTTCTAGTAGCAGCTCTAGCTCCTCGTCTTCCAGCAGCAGTTCCATTTCCTCCTCCAGCTCTTCCTCAACAAGTAGTAGCTCCAGCTCGTCTTCCAGCAGTAGCTCCTCCAGTAGCAACAATTCTGGGGGTATCGCCTGTGAAGTGACGTATATGAATCACTGGGGATCTGGTTACCAGGTTGATGTTGAGGTGAGCAATGGTGGAAGCTCGACTACATCTGGTTGGACGGTCGTGGTTGAATTTGGTGAGGATCCACAGGTTACCGGCAGCTGGAATGCGTCTGTATCTGAAGGTGGAACCAGCGTTACCGCGAGCAATATAGCCTGGAATGGCAATTTGGCTGCTGGAGTTTCAACAAGCTTCGGCATACAGGGGAATTCGGATGGCGGTTTGGCCACGCCAACCTGTACGGCTCAGTAA
- a CDS encoding YbaN family protein translates to MMLWKRILLITAGWIAVIFGFVGIFLPILPTTPFLILAAACFAKSSDRFHQWLINSPFFGPIIDDWQRYRGIKKPVKRWAIFVVIVTFSFSIFIVPLLYVRIFLIIMLCTCLYFIARLPER, encoded by the coding sequence ATGATGCTATGGAAGCGAATACTACTAATTACGGCAGGCTGGATTGCCGTAATTTTCGGCTTTGTAGGTATTTTTCTTCCGATTCTACCGACAACCCCTTTTCTTATATTGGCCGCCGCCTGTTTTGCTAAGAGTTCAGACAGGTTTCACCAATGGCTAATAAACAGCCCTTTTTTCGGTCCTATTATCGACGACTGGCAAAGGTACCGCGGTATTAAAAAGCCAGTTAAACGCTGGGCGATTTTTGTGGTAATTGTTACCTTTAGCTTTTCAATATTTATCGTCCCTTTGCTTTATGTCCGTATTTTTCTGATCATTATGCTCTGTACCTGCCTCTACTTTATTGCTCGCCTACCTGAGCGATAA